From Cystobacter fuscus DSM 2262:
TGCTGGCGTCGGAGATCTCCGGCGTCTTCGTCTTCCAGTGGATGCTCAAGCGCGTGGGGGAGATCTTCCGGGATCAACCCGCGGTGCGCGAGTCCATGGAGCAGCGGCTGACGGAGATCCTCGTGGACGAGGTGGGGCACGTGGCCTTCAACCGCATGGCGGTGGGGGCGAGGGGCCTGGCGGCGGCGCGTAGCATGGCGCCTGGGGTCATGCGGGGGGTGATTGGCACCACGCCCGAGTACAAGGCGCTCGGGTTCGACGAGAACGTGCTCAAGGAGATGGATCGCTTCGACCTGCACCACCTGCCCGAGGAAGTGCTGCGCCGCTCCTACTTCGTCTGACGGCGGGGGCGCTTGCGGCGGGCGGGGGTGGGGCTGGGCTCGGCGAAGAGGTAGCGCTTGATGATGAGCCCCGCCTCGCCGAGCCACCGCTCGCGCCAGGCGGCCTCGTCGCTCTCGGGCCAGCCGGAGGTGGGGCGGCGCATGGCGAAGGAGGTGAGCAGGAGCAGGCCCACGTGGCCCACGGCGGCCTCGGGGTCCAGCTCCGGGCGGACATGGCCCTCGCGCTGGCCCTGGCGCAGCACGTCCACCGCGATGCGAATCCAGGGCTCCATGCCCTGCATGAGCACGGTCATGTGGGGGCTGTCCGCGTCGAGCACCTCGCGCAGGAAGACGCGCGCGGCATCCTGTTCGGTGTCGAAGAACTCGCGCAGCTGCTCCATGACGCGCTCCAGCCGCTCCGCGCTCTTGTCGGTGAAGGCGCCGAGCAGCAGCAGCAGGTGGCGGTTGGAGTGCTCGATGAGGGAGTCGAGCACGGCGGCGTGCAGGGCCTCGCGCGAGGGGTAGTGGTAGAGGAGGGCTTGTTTGCTGATGCCCACCGCGAGCGCCACGTCATTGACGGAGATGGCGCCAAAGCCGCGCGAGGCGATGAGGTGTGTGGCTTCGCGGCGGATGCGCTCGCGCAGGCCCTGGGCGGGGGGCTTGCCCGCGCGAGGGGGAGGGGTCTTCACCGGGGGATCAGCGTTTGGGCTCTTGCGGCGCATGGCGGGAGAGGGGCGAGGCGGTCCGGCCGCTCGCGCTTCGTCTGGGGACTATCCCACGCCATTCGCGGAGAGGAAGAGAGTGACGGGCCGGTCGTACCTGCCCCCCGGGAATCCAGGATTCAGGCGCGCGCGGCCTTCAGTTCGTCGATTTCCGTCCGGAGCAACCAGTCCTCGGGGAAATCGGAGGCGGCGCGGGAGATCTGCTCGAGCCGCCGGACGTCCAGGCTCTTGGACTCGCGCTGGGCGCGCACCTCGCGGTAGAGCGCCGCGAGCGAGGGGTGCAGGGC
This genomic window contains:
- a CDS encoding TetR/AcrR family transcriptional regulator, giving the protein MKTPPPRAGKPPAQGLRERIRREATHLIASRGFGAISVNDVALAVGISKQALLYHYPSREALHAAVLDSLIEHSNRHLLLLLGAFTDKSAERLERVMEQLREFFDTEQDAARVFLREVLDADSPHMTVLMQGMEPWIRIAVDVLRQGQREGHVRPELDPEAAVGHVGLLLLTSFAMRRPTSGWPESDEAAWRERWLGEAGLIIKRYLFAEPSPTPARRKRPRRQTK